The window ACTGCAGGGTGGGGGAGGAGTGGAGTGTGTCAGGGCTGTTATCAGAAGAGTGAGCTGGGtaggagacagaaaaacaaactaCTCAGGAAGGAAGAGGGTGGGAGTTTGGAGCTGGGTTGATGGGGGAAGATGAAGAGAACAGCAATGGATGCCATTTGGTCAAAGTCCTCCTTTCTAAGAGAAACAGCTAGACTTTTGTAGTTCAACCTATTTGCACACAGGTGAGAGCTGGAGGGGAGCTGGAAACCAGTATTGCTCCAGCCCCATGACAGCCTGGTCTTCCTATTTTCAGAGTGAATGACTATAATTTCCACTAATTACTCTCACAACCACCAAGTCCAGGAAATTACCCTGTTCTAGAGAGCATGAAACTAGAAAAGGAAGGGCTTGGTAACATGCCCAGCGGTTGATGTTTATATGCTGAGAGGGAATCAATaagttaatcaacaagcattgattaagagCCTACTGTGTACTTAGTAGTGTGCTAGAATATTAGAAGTAAATCCCACATCTGAATCATACAGTTAAGACACACTTCATAATAAAGCACATTTAACCAATTTTTTAAGCTACATTTTAATTTCTGGGATGACAACTCAGGAAAGGACACACTTTTTATTTATCAAACAcaatgatttttttgtacagTTATACAACTTCTATCTATCTTGTTCAACAACTGATGGTTTTTAACTTTGTTTAGAAATCTCTCAGTTGTTTCCTAAATAttctaaatgtaaatatatttctaaaggTATGTGCTTACCAAAATCCAGGAAAATATATGGGGAAAaatctctggatacagatgagtGAAGTGGCTTTATTTCTATCTTGTCCAAGTTGAAGTACCTGGAGGGCCATTCTTTGGTATCAAATACCGGGCAAGAACTCTCCAAAGCTAGATTCTTGACCAACCAGCATCTAGCCCCGAAATCTAGATACCAAGTGCTTAGGTGGCCTAGAGGGATATTTTTCAGCATAAGTCACTCAGGATTTGCCACACATACCGTTAACAAACAGCAAATGGATGAAAGCCCCAAGTTTCAGATATCCATCCTGCTTTCAATGAAAATAACTGAGTCTGGTTGGTCGGGGCTCATCTTGTCTCTTTAAAGATAAGTCTGTTCATGCTTGGAGGCAGTGATGAGAAAAAATTTCCCCAgtcttttttctccatctctttcagGTTCTGTATCACCCTTTCTTCCCTCATGCTCCTGACCCAGAGAATCACTTGGCTCTCTCTAGACATCTGTGAGGGGAAAGTGGTGGTGAAGAAAGCCTGGAAAGGCCCCTGTGTCCTGTCATTTTGTAGCTACCTCCTCTTCTTCCCGGCACTTCTGGGCGGCCCTTTGTGTTCCTTTAAGAGGTTTCAGGCTCGGGTGAGGCAGCCGGAGTCACTGTGGAGGCCGCTGTACCTTGGCCCTACCACCAGGAGGGGCCTGATGTTCCTGGGGCTGCAGCTGCTTAAAACCTTGGTGAGGGGGATACTCAGGGCAAGTACCAGCTTGGCCAACTGCCGCCGATTTGGCTGTGTCTATGTCATGTGGACCACGGCTGTGCTCTTCAAACTGAGCTATTACTCTCACTGGATGCTGGATGAAGCCCTCCTCTGGGTAGCAGGCTTTGGGCTGGACTCCAGAGCTCCTCTCCACAGCGAGGGAGATGTTTCGGACACAGACATTTGGACCTTGGAGACAACTCACAGGCTCTCCCTGTTCACCAGGACTTGGAACCAGAGCACCACCAAGTGGCTCCGGAGGCTTGTATTTGAGCGGGCTAAGGCCTGGCCACTGCTGCAGACATTCGCCTTCTCCGCCTGGTGGCACGGACTCCATCCAGGTCAGGTCTTTGGTTTCCTGTGCTGGGCACTGATGGTGGAAGCCGACTACCTGATCCATGGCCGTGCCAAGGTGCTGATCAGATCCCGGCCAGGGAGGCTGCTCTACAGGATCACCTCCTGGGCCTACACGCAGCTTATCATTGCCTACATCCTACTGGCAGTGGAGCTTAGGAGCGTCTCTGCACTCCGGCTACTGGGGGCTTCCTACAACAGCCTCTTCCCCCTGGGGTACTGTATGTTTCTTGCTCTAATAGCAAGGAATAAAAAGCAAGCAGGAACCTTACCAGCCTCTTTCACACAATGAAC of the Sarcophilus harrisii chromosome 6, mSarHar1.11, whole genome shotgun sequence genome contains:
- the MBOAT4 gene encoding ghrelin O-acyltransferase; the encoded protein is MDGLPLFYFHPVTFYQGVAFPFALLFNFLCAMDSFSITARYIFLLVGGCLLAWTAMAQYSVLVFTPAVCAVALFQSVSPEKVHRWTLSFQMTWQTFCHLGLHYTEYYLQEPPCMRFCITLSSLMLLTQRITWLSLDICEGKVVVKKAWKGPCVLSFCSYLLFFPALLGGPLCSFKRFQARVRQPESLWRPLYLGPTTRRGLMFLGLQLLKTLVRGILRASTSLANCRRFGCVYVMWTTAVLFKLSYYSHWMLDEALLWVAGFGLDSRAPLHSEGDVSDTDIWTLETTHRLSLFTRTWNQSTTKWLRRLVFERAKAWPLLQTFAFSAWWHGLHPGQVFGFLCWALMVEADYLIHGRAKVLIRSRPGRLLYRITSWAYTQLIIAYILLAVELRSVSALRLLGASYNSLFPLGYCMFLALIARNKKQAGTLPASFTQ